In one window of Meiothermus sp. DNA:
- the rny gene encoding ribonuclease Y, which yields MAFTPLDLILTLIVIVLAVVVVLLLQRSNRQSEVNKSELEAARREAQQTLEAARRQAQTALEQAQAQAKTQLEAARSEAQSLRQSAQAEVQSLRQSVQAELERLRTQGEERLRQQLREERERLQASLQAEREALVSERASIQAERERLQADLQASRAEREELKRETERLARRGEQLDARAAKLDEQEEKLDALEKALEARQAELAQRERQIDLKLQEVAGMSAEEARNLLLSRLDAELEEEKALRVKANLERIRLEVKRESQKLLAQAAQRQASETAAALAVSVVPIPSDAMKGRIIGREGRNIRTFEALTGVDLIIDDTPEAVLLSSFNPMRREIAKMALEQLVADGRIHPSRIEEVVEKAKNEMKTFIYERGEEAALEAGVVGLKPGLVQLLGRLHFRSSYGQNVLKHSVQVAHLTGIMAAELGLDAALGRRAGLLHDLGKSVDREIEGTHVEIGITLASRFGEPKEVIDAIAHHHDPENGETLYSVLAAAADAISAARPGARRESLEEYIQRLEQLERIALSFPGVDNAFAVQAGREVRVIVKPDRISDAKATLLAREIAGRIERDMNYPGQVQVTVVRESRAVEYAK from the coding sequence ATGGCCTTTACTCCCCTGGATCTTATACTCACGCTTATCGTGATCGTGCTGGCGGTGGTTGTGGTGCTGCTATTGCAGCGCAGCAATCGCCAGAGCGAGGTTAATAAAAGCGAACTCGAGGCCGCCCGCCGCGAGGCCCAGCAAACCCTGGAAGCGGCCCGACGCCAGGCCCAGACCGCTTTAGAGCAGGCCCAGGCCCAGGCCAAGACCCAGCTCGAGGCCGCCCGCAGCGAGGCCCAGAGCCTGCGGCAAAGCGCCCAGGCCGAGGTGCAAAGCCTGCGTCAGAGCGTACAGGCCGAGCTTGAGCGCCTGCGCACGCAGGGCGAGGAGCGCCTGCGCCAGCAGCTCCGCGAAGAGCGCGAACGCCTGCAAGCCAGCCTGCAAGCCGAGCGCGAAGCCCTGGTTAGCGAACGTGCCTCCATCCAGGCCGAGCGTGAGCGGCTACAAGCCGACCTACAGGCCAGCCGGGCCGAGCGCGAGGAGCTCAAACGCGAGACCGAACGGCTGGCCCGGCGCGGGGAACAACTCGATGCCCGCGCGGCCAAGCTCGATGAGCAGGAAGAAAAGCTCGATGCCCTGGAGAAGGCCCTCGAGGCCCGCCAGGCCGAGCTGGCCCAGCGCGAGCGCCAGATCGACCTGAAGCTCCAGGAGGTAGCCGGGATGAGCGCGGAGGAGGCTCGCAACCTGCTTCTGTCGCGGCTGGACGCTGAGCTGGAAGAAGAAAAGGCCCTGCGGGTCAAGGCCAACCTTGAAAGAATCCGGCTCGAGGTCAAGCGCGAGTCGCAAAAGCTCCTGGCCCAGGCTGCCCAGCGCCAGGCCTCCGAGACCGCGGCGGCCCTGGCGGTTTCGGTGGTGCCCATTCCCTCCGATGCCATGAAGGGCCGCATCATCGGGCGTGAAGGCCGCAACATCCGTACCTTCGAGGCCCTTACGGGCGTAGACCTGATCATTGATGACACCCCCGAGGCCGTACTGCTTTCTAGCTTCAACCCCATGCGCCGGGAAATCGCCAAGATGGCCCTCGAGCAGCTGGTCGCCGATGGCCGTATCCACCCCAGCCGCATCGAGGAGGTGGTGGAAAAGGCCAAAAATGAGATGAAGACCTTCATCTACGAGCGTGGCGAGGAGGCTGCCCTGGAAGCCGGGGTGGTGGGCCTCAAGCCTGGCCTGGTACAGCTTCTAGGCCGCCTGCACTTCCGCTCGTCGTATGGCCAGAACGTGCTCAAGCACTCGGTGCAGGTCGCCCACCTCACCGGCATTATGGCCGCCGAACTGGGCCTGGATGCCGCCCTGGGCCGCCGGGCCGGACTGCTGCACGACCTGGGCAAGTCGGTAGACCGCGAGATCGAGGGCACCCACGTGGAGATTGGCATAACCCTGGCCTCGCGCTTTGGCGAGCCCAAGGAGGTCATTGACGCCATCGCCCACCACCACGACCCCGAGAATGGCGAGACCCTTTACTCGGTGCTGGCTGCCGCCGCCGACGCCATCAGCGCGGCCCGGCCCGGTGCGCGGCGCGAGAGCCTGGAAGAGTACATCCAGCGCCTGGAGCAGCTCGAGCGCATCGCCCTCAGCTTCCCTGGCGTGGACAACGCCTTCGCGGTGCAGGCTGGGCGCGAGGTGCGTGTGATCGTCAAGCCCGACCGCATCAGCGACGCCAAAGCCACCCTGCTGGCCCGCGAGATCGCCGGGCGCATCGAGCGCGACATGAACTACCCCGGCCAGGTGCAGGTGACGGTGGTGCGGGAGAGCCGGGCTGTGGAGTACGCTAAATAA
- a CDS encoding CoA-acylating methylmalonate-semialdehyde dehydrogenase: MAVKEPKITLKRVSHWIGGRLVEGNSGRSGIVWNPATGQQQATVDFASVEELDAAIAVAKEAFKTWRQTPLSRRAEIMFKFRDLVDQNRRKIAELITLEHGKTLADALGEVARGLENVEFATGIPHLLKGGFSEQASRGVDVYQIRQPLGVVAGITPFNFPAMVPMWMFANAIACGNTFVLKPSEKDPSPSLFLAELLQQAGLPDGVFNVVHGDKVAVDRILEHPDIKAVSFVGSTPIARYIYETGTKNGKRVQALGGAKNHMIVLPDADIGMAADAAVSAAYGSAGERCMAISQVVVVGDQTADELIAAIRERMSRIKVGPGMEEGVEMGPLITREHRDKVASYIENAPKEGATVVVDGRQDPIAQSEGFFLGTSLLDHVKPGMKCYDDEIFGPVLGVARVKTYEEAVRMVNEHPYGNGTAIFTRDGGAARQFQFEVEAGMVGINVPIPVPVAYYSFGGWKASLFGDLHMYGPEGVQFYTRAKVVTSRWPDPSTSKVDLGFPQVR, encoded by the coding sequence ATGGCAGTCAAAGAACCCAAAATCACCCTCAAGCGCGTTTCGCACTGGATCGGCGGCAGGCTAGTCGAAGGCAATTCGGGCCGCAGCGGCATCGTCTGGAACCCCGCCACCGGACAGCAGCAAGCTACTGTGGATTTCGCCTCGGTAGAGGAGCTCGATGCCGCGATTGCTGTTGCCAAAGAAGCCTTCAAGACCTGGCGGCAGACCCCCCTCTCCCGCCGGGCCGAGATCATGTTCAAGTTCCGCGACCTGGTAGACCAAAACCGTCGCAAAATTGCCGAGCTGATTACCCTCGAGCACGGCAAAACCCTTGCCGACGCCCTGGGCGAAGTGGCGCGGGGCCTGGAGAACGTTGAGTTTGCCACCGGCATCCCCCACCTTCTTAAGGGAGGCTTTTCCGAGCAGGCCAGCCGGGGGGTGGACGTATACCAGATCCGTCAGCCGCTGGGGGTGGTAGCGGGCATTACCCCCTTCAACTTCCCCGCCATGGTGCCCATGTGGATGTTCGCCAACGCCATCGCCTGCGGGAACACCTTTGTCCTGAAGCCCTCGGAGAAAGACCCCTCGCCCAGCCTTTTCCTGGCCGAACTTTTGCAGCAGGCGGGGCTGCCGGACGGTGTATTCAACGTAGTACACGGCGACAAGGTGGCCGTAGATCGCATTCTGGAGCACCCCGACATCAAGGCCGTAAGCTTTGTGGGCTCTACCCCCATCGCCCGCTACATCTACGAAACCGGCACCAAGAACGGCAAGCGGGTACAGGCCCTGGGTGGGGCCAAGAACCACATGATTGTGCTGCCCGATGCCGACATCGGCATGGCCGCCGATGCCGCCGTGAGCGCTGCCTATGGTTCGGCAGGCGAACGCTGCATGGCCATTTCGCAAGTGGTTGTGGTGGGTGACCAGACCGCCGACGAGTTAATAGCTGCCATCCGCGAACGGATGTCCAGGATTAAGGTGGGGCCGGGCATGGAAGAAGGCGTGGAGATGGGGCCGCTGATCACCCGCGAGCACCGCGACAAGGTAGCCTCCTACATAGAGAACGCCCCCAAGGAAGGAGCCACCGTGGTGGTGGATGGTCGGCAAGACCCCATTGCCCAGTCTGAGGGCTTTTTCCTGGGCACCAGTCTACTGGATCATGTAAAGCCCGGCATGAAGTGCTATGACGACGAAATCTTTGGGCCAGTGCTGGGGGTGGCCCGCGTCAAGACCTACGAGGAGGCCGTGCGGATGGTCAATGAGCACCCTTACGGCAACGGCACGGCCATCTTCACCCGCGATGGGGGCGCCGCGCGGCAGTTCCAGTTCGAGGTAGAAGCAGGCATGGTGGGCATCAACGTGCCCATCCCGGTTCCGGTGGCCTACTACAGCTTTGGCGGCTGGAAGGCCAGTCTGTTCGGCGACCTGCACATGTACGGCCCCGAAGGGGTGCAGTTCTATACCCGGGCCAAGGTTGTAACCAGCCGCTGGCCCGACCCCAGCACCTCCAAGGTAGACCTGGGCTTCCCGCAGGTGCGTTAG
- the dnaJ gene encoding molecular chaperone DnaJ produces the protein MNDYYATLGVDRNASADEIKKAYRKLALQYHPDKNPGDKAAEEKFKEINEAYAVLSDPEKRANYDRYGTATPGGFGGAGGGNFGDIFDLFEQVFGFRSPGGGGGRAPRGEDLEAAIEMELVDVLHGVEKEIEYDRLVTCETCNGQGGKRQTCRSCGGRGMLEQVQRTFFGNMVAQVPCTACRGRGYTLSETCQTCKGQGRVRRKEKIKVNMPAGIDENQLLRVSGMGNLGPGGPGDLFVRPHIKPHPHLKREGTNLVYELELGLAQAALGARVLIPGLEQDLELSVPPGTHDGEVFELEGQGLPHPGSRSRGKLQVVTQIAVPQHLSKKARELLRQYAQEVGEEVAPEGFWDKVKRVFRG, from the coding sequence ATGAACGACTACTACGCAACCCTCGGCGTAGACCGGAATGCAAGCGCCGACGAAATCAAGAAGGCCTATCGAAAACTGGCGCTCCAGTACCACCCCGATAAAAACCCCGGCGACAAGGCCGCCGAGGAGAAGTTCAAGGAAATCAACGAAGCCTACGCGGTGCTCTCAGACCCCGAAAAGCGCGCCAACTACGACCGCTACGGCACCGCGACACCCGGTGGGTTTGGCGGGGCGGGCGGTGGCAATTTTGGTGATATTTTCGACCTGTTTGAGCAGGTCTTTGGCTTTCGCTCGCCCGGCGGCGGGGGAGGCCGCGCACCGCGGGGCGAGGACTTGGAAGCTGCCATCGAGATGGAGCTGGTGGATGTGCTGCACGGTGTCGAGAAAGAGATCGAGTACGACCGCCTGGTAACCTGCGAAACCTGCAATGGGCAGGGCGGCAAGCGCCAGACCTGCCGTTCGTGCGGGGGGCGGGGCATGCTCGAGCAGGTTCAGCGCACCTTTTTTGGCAATATGGTGGCCCAGGTACCCTGCACGGCCTGTAGGGGTCGGGGCTATACCCTTTCCGAGACCTGCCAAACCTGCAAGGGCCAGGGACGGGTACGGCGCAAGGAGAAAATAAAGGTCAACATGCCGGCGGGCATAGACGAGAACCAGCTTCTAAGAGTTTCAGGCATGGGCAACTTGGGGCCTGGGGGGCCGGGCGATTTGTTTGTACGGCCACACATCAAGCCCCACCCGCACCTAAAGCGCGAAGGTACCAACCTGGTTTATGAGCTCGAGCTAGGGTTAGCCCAGGCTGCTTTGGGGGCCAGGGTGCTTATCCCTGGCTTGGAGCAAGACCTCGAGCTCTCCGTGCCGCCCGGCACCCACGACGGCGAGGTATTCGAGCTCGAGGGCCAGGGTTTGCCCCACCCCGGCAGCCGCAGCCGGGGCAAGCTACAGGTGGTAACGCAAATTGCCGTGCCCCAGCACCTTTCCAAAAAAGCCCGCGAACTGTTGCGCCAGTACGCCCAGGAGGTCGGCGAGGAGGTTGCCCCCGAGGGCTTCTGGGACAAGGTGAAGCGGGTATTCAGGGGGTAG
- a CDS encoding aminotransferase class V-fold PLP-dependent enzyme, whose amino-acid sequence MVLLTPGPTPIHPRVQTALAKEMRGHLDPEVLATNRRIREHLNVLFDPGEGALLAAMPGSGSLGMEAGLTNLADEGDAVLLLVSGTFGERMVEIAHAYQFDYKVLRSEPGQPIDPQAVSEELNHRPYKLVALVHGETSTGVLNPVEEIAALVQAHGALFMLDAVTTAGMMPLSMQKLGIDYAFTGSQKCLSAPPGLAPFALSLRGRECLGQVRGWYSDLSRVAVYWEQEGYFCTSPVLLHYALEEALKLALEEGLEKRQQRAESLYAAVLSLLEELGFSAYAAEGARLPTVLVVRPPQGLHESEIRKALYAKGVSVAGGIGPTAGKVLRLGLMGESARPEHYRLFFKALGEVLGKSGLERAFEERVGLIAV is encoded by the coding sequence ATGGTTCTGTTGACCCCCGGCCCCACCCCCATTCACCCCAGGGTGCAGACTGCCCTGGCCAAGGAGATGCGCGGGCATCTCGACCCTGAGGTGCTGGCCACCAACCGCCGTATTCGGGAACATCTGAATGTTCTGTTCGATCCGGGCGAGGGCGCTTTGCTGGCCGCCATGCCGGGGTCGGGCAGCCTGGGGATGGAAGCGGGCCTCACCAACCTGGCCGACGAAGGGGATGCGGTCTTGCTGCTGGTGAGCGGCACCTTTGGTGAACGCATGGTGGAGATTGCCCACGCCTACCAGTTCGACTACAAGGTGCTGCGCTCCGAGCCCGGCCAGCCCATTGACCCCCAGGCGGTGTCGGAGGAACTGAACCACCGCCCTTACAAGCTGGTAGCCCTGGTGCACGGCGAAACCAGCACCGGCGTGCTCAACCCGGTAGAGGAAATTGCCGCCCTGGTACAGGCCCACGGGGCGCTGTTTATGCTGGACGCCGTTACCACCGCGGGCATGATGCCGCTCTCCATGCAAAAACTGGGCATAGACTACGCCTTCACGGGTAGCCAGAAATGCCTCTCGGCCCCGCCCGGACTGGCCCCCTTTGCCCTTTCGCTGCGGGGACGTGAGTGCCTGGGGCAGGTACGGGGCTGGTACTCCGACCTCTCGAGGGTCGCGGTGTACTGGGAGCAGGAAGGTTACTTCTGCACCTCGCCGGTGCTGCTGCACTACGCGCTGGAAGAGGCCCTCAAGCTGGCCCTGGAAGAGGGCCTGGAAAAGCGCCAGCAACGCGCCGAGAGCCTGTACGCTGCGGTGCTCTCGCTCCTGGAAGAGCTGGGCTTCAGCGCTTATGCTGCCGAAGGCGCCCGCCTGCCCACCGTGCTGGTGGTGCGCCCCCCCCAGGGGCTGCACGAGTCGGAGATCCGCAAAGCACTCTATGCCAAAGGGGTCTCGGTGGCCGGGGGCATCGGCCCCACGGCCGGCAAGGTGCTGCGGCTGGGCCTGATGGGCGAGAGTGCCCGGCCCGAGCACTACCGGCTTTTCTTCAAGGCGCTGGGAGAGGTGCTGGGCAAGAGCGGCCTCGAGCGGGCCTTCGAGGAACGGGTGGGGCTGATAGCAGTCTAG
- a CDS encoding diguanylate cyclase encodes MWLSLLPWGFVLLGLSPLWLFPRQESIYPGVVFLVAALILAAAASLYARVPLGPQVRFFWVLGLGLMSSVVAVAASRDLAEVPADVAVMAAVTSLLGGLVFLVGLFFLLRREVPGLPTPTQMGLRAQEGILPYAALQALAPSLETLSAVRPVTLLLLHTPSDQPGAELLQYLRQPDMVFRLKPGQFLIALQGSNLEGAQIVFRRIRQNLVIRAYGVLPLQGMSIQQALAQLEGELEHYYLTQH; translated from the coding sequence ATGTGGTTATCCTTATTGCCCTGGGGGTTTGTTCTGCTGGGCCTGTCGCCCTTGTGGCTATTCCCCCGGCAGGAGAGCATCTATCCCGGGGTGGTGTTTTTGGTGGCCGCCCTGATTCTGGCTGCAGCCGCTAGCTTGTATGCCAGGGTGCCGCTGGGCCCGCAGGTGCGCTTTTTCTGGGTGCTGGGTCTGGGGCTCATGAGCAGCGTGGTGGCGGTGGCCGCCAGCCGCGACCTGGCCGAGGTGCCTGCAGATGTAGCGGTTATGGCGGCGGTGACGAGCTTGCTGGGGGGACTGGTGTTTTTGGTGGGGCTCTTTTTCCTGCTCCGGCGCGAGGTGCCCGGTTTGCCCACCCCCACCCAGATGGGCCTGCGTGCCCAGGAGGGCATTCTGCCCTATGCGGCCCTGCAAGCTTTGGCCCCGAGCCTCGAGACCCTCTCGGCGGTGCGGCCTGTCACGCTTTTGTTGCTGCATACCCCCTCCGACCAGCCTGGGGCCGAGCTATTGCAGTACCTGCGCCAGCCCGATATGGTCTTTCGGCTCAAGCCGGGCCAGTTTTTGATTGCTCTTCAAGGCAGCAACCTCGAGGGCGCCCAGATTGTGTTTCGCCGTATCCGGCAAAACCTGGTCATCCGGGCCTATGGGGTACTGCCCTTGCAAGGCATGAGCATCCAGCAAGCCCTGGCGCAGCTCGAGGGGGAACTCGAGCACTACTACCTGACACAGCATTGA